The Cryptomeria japonica chromosome 9, Sugi_1.0, whole genome shotgun sequence DNA segment ATCgctaacagcttgtgtagaactgatcttaatcaatgaatcaaagtttacatgacacatccttctatgccacaaccaactctcatctatcttagcaatcaaacaacttttctcaccagcattcaaatgaaaaatgttaccttcagtctttaGTCCTagttgcaatctctataccggaggcattcaagatcttgcatttaccatccttgaatgtagatcataacccttatcaaccatctgtccaacactcaaaagattacgcttcaaaccttcaacatacaagacatcattagtgttatgcttaccatcaaaagaaatagaacctctcatGGAttaaataggctttgtcatctccaaatctaactattccaccatcatacctttccatgcttacaaatttgctttaacattggtcatatgatgtgaacaaccattgtcaatcacccattcacttTTTTCTTCTACTTTAGCAGCCAAAGTTTTCTTCTCAACaaaacagctagtggaatcaataggtacaggtttgtcttctttaatggcaataaacacaactttatctccttttgattcatcatttgtaacaccttcatctacagcataataacaattcttctggttcctaaacttcgggttagacttatagggcttatcatacttttcatgcttctcgtatctatcatttatgtcatgcttatcaaacttatcatgtctgtcatacttagccattctctccgggcatctagaagcaaaatgtcctatcttattacaagaaaaacatttcaaaggcaactttccatcatacttaccggcacctttaggcaatctccgggcaatcagtgcttcaagctcatcaagctctctttcttgctcagctatctctcttctttctctttcatatctggatatcccaCACTCATCATGATCAAATTTTTGCTTATCGGATTCTGATgctgatgctctaaatgcagtctcaaactttccatgtgattctccaaattcgcttagctcaaatgcaacaagttttccaaccaacacatctcttgttactgtagtcacacttcgaatctcatcaatagcagcaacatTATGTTTACAAGGAGgcggcaaagatctcaacaccttagcaaaaatCTCATCGTCCTCAATCTTTCCACCGGCAttcctgataccaaggacaagttcattcaccttagccatgtatgaatgtatattctcatcatctcccatcttcaatgtctcatactttcctttcaagctctgcaacttagcaattttcacttgactatcaccttcatacaggatctcaagcttctcccagatctcatgtgcggtctaaagtcccataacatttgtcatttcagaattagtcagggcactaagcaatgattccttcgctctgatgttatattctgcttccttaacctcatcaggattggatggtccattttgaggaacaacatagacattcttagtaatcctctccaagacatttcaagtgcacctccattcggctcttccatatagtatagttacttccatcaaacctcatactatccttcttgaaaagaataccttgagctgccatcccggatctcctcaagtgattaagcttctaccggaggatctagctctgataccaattgttagcagcaaacaagaaggaagactgagagggggggggggggggtgaattagtcttcaccggatcaaagcaaattaaacttcaaaacataaactgataaattgcagcaataacagataagcaaattaacaacacaacacacaacaccaagatttttgacgtggaaaacctggttaagggaaaaaccacggtgggaacctacccacaatcagatgatactctgcagtagcatGTGAAAATTTTACAAtcgggaatgcacttgcattcaggcacactgcttagagctcactgctcaaaagatatttgcccggaaggctacaaccctcagggaagtctcactgacttacaatatgattcggattacaatccgaaagaaatgaattgcaatgatagcatctacaaatgcctgatgacagttcgggttaagcacaattgtctgctctgcaacaccaatctcacctcaacacttcactgaatgataaatctctcGTTCGCACATTCACCTctttctaataatgtagacacaatatcgacacttaaattacataagtatctcacctatatatacaaatcgtcaaccttgataacaaggttggctaaaccctcaacactcaactcataattacaaaaattacattacaggatacaaagatcgatcaccggaccaatataatgattcacgttacatagcatggacctaattcaaattctcaaacgaTCACATCTACCAGAAATCACTCCAAgttcaactgcaacacgctacaccaccagaaataccgcataacacgaaaatcatcaccggttcatagaaatcaccaaaatgcgcacaacgatcaatgcggatcatcaaaacaaataggacacgactaggaaacaccagcaagcacatcaTAACCATTcagaacaattgcaccaacaccacttttcaaatcttcatcgatcaacatctagaagctcaagaacacaaccaatcagcaactgtcacgaagaaagataacttgcggagcaccaaatcatgaaccatctgaaatgaagatatacaagatcatcccaaacaatatttaAAAGTCTTAgcataagatctgatcacaccggaatatatcggaggaaatattggtctttgcaaaacagtgatcagcaaaaccaaactacaaaaccggattagaaaatcttcccaaactcactaaaataaatcacaggaatatgttgacatcaatgacaacaacatatcctagtagcagcaatgatcaaccaaatccaacaatcttcccaaCAATCCAACAACCTAGGCATACTTGTACCCAAACATACCCTGTATAGGTGCGGGAGGTCTTAACGGCATACCTGATAACTTAGTATAGCTTGCATATAATAAACAAAACcaccataaaaaaattaaaaaaactacttTGATGTCCTTActcattattaaaaataataaaatcagcAATCAATGTTATATGGGTCTTAATAAAGATCATCATTATTGACATTAGATGATTTTAGGTAGATTAGGATCATCACAAGGAGTGCCACTGACATTGACACTAAAAATATGTTGGCTATTTGACTCCTCAAAAAATGGAGATTGTTGGGCAGTGGAGTCATCCAAGTTAGTAGGCACTGCTTCTACATCCCACAACTTTGTTACCCCTTCCTTATAGTCATTTTGCTTGTTCAAAAGAAGGTACAAGTTGGAATGTACATAAACTAAGTCCTTTACCTTTGTTTATGCTAAATTGGTTGTACTTTACCATGTAGATGTTGTTTGTATTTCAATTATGCTTAGAAGAAGATGAATAGGCAACAACCCATTGAGGCAAAATTAGAAATGAAACTTTAGagttgattttttttaaatgaaaagtaaTTTAGATTTATAGagtttgattaaaaaaaagaaGCTTGCAGTAAAACTTTGATTGCAAgaggttgtaggtgttggaatGTTTAACTATTGAGGTAACACCAATTGTGAGCATCTTTCTTGTCTCAAAGAGCAGAAATACTTTGACTATTAGAGTATACAAAACAAACAAACTCATTCATGACTACGTCCTCCAAATTAGGATTAGGGAAGAGTCTAGCAAACATTAGTTTTTACCTTTCATTAACTTGTGCATCTTTATATGGTGCAATCTTTGACAACAAAATGATCTTAGTGTTGTAACATTTTGGAGTCAATGCAGAGTCAAGAAGATCTAATGGGGTGATCATTTTGTTCTGTTGCTCAGCAAGAATTGTTTGTACCTATTTGAAAAAAGTTTTGTCAAGATCTTTCTCTTTCTCATTTATGATGGTCATCATCTtctcaatctttgagttgatgTCATCATATACGTTTTGCGAACATGGCTTATCCATTTCAATATAACAAATCATACTCAAGATGGGCCCGACGAAACTAAGAAGATATTCCACATGAATGCTTCAAGTGTCATTTAggatcatccattcaatatttatTGCCCTTTATTGTTGGATTGCCTTCATATAGACAAAAAATCATTGACGACCATGCGAGAAAGTGCCTCCCACACCTTAATAAGTCGTCTCAAGACGATTGTGTTAGAGGTGAATTGGGTTTTTTTAACATattaaaaaacatttttaaaagaaaagaaaagaaactaaaagttaaaaaaaattactgaagtaaaatataaattatattgatTTGCTTATTTTTAATaactttaaatttgaaaatgatttgaatatACCCTTGTGACACGTGGTGATTGGTGATGAGCGTTTGGGTCTTTTTGGCATTGTCATGCACTTGTTTGATCTAATTAATTGTTTtgctcatcttttggagcataagGTTGAGTTAGTGGACCACAATGATCAAATAGCAATTTTTGACATCTTCCCATTCATTAGAAATGATAGATACTCTATCTTGACCCACAAATCCCTAATCGGCTTCAACAAATCTTATACAAGTTTCATCTCCTTTGCCAATAAGGCTTTTAGAAGCCAATTTCGGGGTTAGGTTTCAGTTTTTATGTTGACTAGTCATCCTAGGTGgtaaaaaataacttaaaaatagcCTGGGTTCTTCCCATGTTTGCTGCAAGCCTGCAGGTACTGCATAATGGATTTGGATTCATCTGGGTCTGTTGTAGAGTGAATCCAGATGAATTTGGGTCCATTATGTAGCAGTAGGACCCTGCCTGGATCAACAAGGGACCTGTACTGGGAACGAATTGGACCTGGATGTGGGGATTTTCCAGAGTGAACTAGTAACTTCTTAAAAGGAAAGGCATATCTTGATATAGACAAAATAAGAGATCAAGGACTTTTTACTGCTTGAGTTGCCATTTTCCCTCATGACAATTTCATAACTTAATAGTGTGGAAATTCAACATGGAGGTTAAAATGGTGAATTATGTCATAGTATCAAACATATAGCTACAAAAGTATGATTTGAGCCTTAGTCCTGAGGCATGTGAGCCTTTTAATTGCATTGCAGTTGAACCCTTTAAAAGGGCATGtaaattagaatatatatatattttttttaaatttaaactatTCTTCAACTCAAGGCATTACCTCCATTCATGACCATGGTTTGTAACAGAAATTTTAAATTTTGCAAGCTTCACCCTTTTGTACTCATCCTGGGTTATAAAATCCCTTTGTCATCATCAGCGTCATAAGAGCATCCACTCGTAAGTTTTCCAATCTTTGATCAATTTTAAATTTTGCAAGCTTCACCCATTTGTACTCAGCCTGGGTTGTAAAATCCCTTTGTCATCATCAGCGTCATAAGAGCATCAACTTGTAAGTTTTCCAGTCTTTGATCCCTCATTAAAGATCTGCAAAAGAATTCTGGTACCACATGTATCATAACTGCATTCATAGCACAAttattttaaagttttaaaataaatTGGAATGCTTGCAccctcaaaaaatgaaaaaaaatcagaaTAGTAATGAAGGAAATAATTCTCTTAATGATAATTTATTGATATTGAGAAATGCTTTGTTGACTTTATTTGCCAAAATTTACAAGGGCATAGTAATGAATCATATATTTTTTAGGGAATATTTATCTTATAAGGTGTAGATTTGCCTAGAAAGGTTCATCAAGTGCATTGTTCTTGTATTCACTAATTTAGTCCTCAAAAGTTTCTGGAGTAGCTAATTTACATTTTTTACCCAATGATAATGGTTTGAATTATTTCATTGCATTCAAATTTAGTTCTGAAGAGATTTTAGAGGGAATTGGTCTTGAGATTTTGCTTCTGATGAGATTTTAGTGATGGAATTGATCTTGGGATTTTGCTTCTGGTGGGATTTTAGTGATGGAATTGATCTTGAGATTTTGCTTCTGATGAGATTTTGGTTTAAAATTACCAGTGTTCAAACCAGTCAGATGTTTATGTCAATTAGATATTGTTGATTGCTGAAATTATAGAGTTCAGGAGTCATCCGTTAATGGTCATAACTAGAAGAATGTTGCTAACACTATAAATGTGATTTGGTTTCAGTCAACAGAGTAGAAGTCTTCTGCGTGTTCAGGTTGATGGCTAAACAATATCTAAATGTTGAGGAATGCTTCACAGTTTTTTACACAACCATTTTATGCAACCAAGAAAATGGTTGTAGGAGAGTTCTTTTCATAACAGAAAGTTTGTCTGGAATACAGTTCTACTGTGTAAATTTTAAATGCATGTTTGGGTGCTATAAAACAGATCAAATCCCTAAAGTTTAAACTGAAGAGGAGTGAACATAAGGAACATATTATGATTATCAAGCATAGTCAGATTGAAGCAGAATATACTAAAGCATAGATAGACAGATCATGCAGATCCAGTCCTGATAGATTCAACTAAATTTATTCTTAGGCAAGTGGCAGAAACTTGATGAAGCAGGAATTTCTGGAATATTTTGACTAAAGTATTTTCTAGCTAATGAGCTTATTCTGTGCTGTATTTTAAAATTCATGTGCATGCTATAAAAAACAAAAGCATTATTGTGATTAACAGCAAAAATTAATGTTTATTGGAATTTAATCATGCAAGACTAAGGTGAAtaaaaatatttttcagaatttgttTTGACGTATGACAGAAATATTTTTGTAGTTTTCTTCTGATTTTTAGAAGACACACTAAATGTGTAGGTAAAAAAATGTTAAGCTATACAATCATCATCTCAACTGATATTGGCAATTCATAAACATTGGAATTCCAGATCTTTGGGCAAGGGAATACATTTTAGAGAGATTGTTGCATGTCAAAATGCATATTTAACTTGATGAGTCACAGATAAACTCCTCAATCCATGCCGAAAAGTTTCTTACAACTTACTTTAATCATAACAGGATGTGCTATAATCTTTGAACCATACTGAACTGTTTCATTATTCTCTAGTAACTATTTATGCGGTGCCTAAATTACATACTATATTTGTGAATTGTTATTTTGAAACTTGGcacttattttgaatttaataattatACATTTTAGCTGTCAAGCCCAAAGATGGTTAAGCAAAGCTCAGGTCTAGGTCTTGTAATTTTTTTGTAGCTACGTACATAAACAAAAAGATTGGATCCTGAAGCAGGTGCCACTTCAGGGCAATGCTTTGCATCATGGAATTTAATGTAGGATCCAATTGTTTTTGTAAGTGAGATCTATGACTGGGATAGAAGGGTTGATGTAGTGAATTTAGTTGGAGAAATTATGTAATAGTGAGCAATATACCTCAGGTATAACTGTATTTTTTGAACAGGATAAAAGTTAGCTGAGCATATATTCGGATCAAAGTAATTTCGTAAAGTTGGCAGGAGGTGGCTACTGGAAAGGGTACTCAACATGTTGAAGCAGCAAGCTTGCAAACTCAACAGACAGAAACGGTGGATGGACTTATTGCATGCGATATATTGAATTTGGTATTGAAATGGCCTGAGGATGAGGCAAGATCCAAGGAGCAGGCAAGTGTGACACAAACTGCAAGTGCTAATGCCCCTCATGgaatggaatttgatttagaaGATTTCTTTGTTCAGTCAAAATCACATAATGTTGTTGGTCCCCTAAAAGAAATTTTCACATCAACACATCATGTAGAAGACGTGCAGTGGCATGCTCCTGCTGATTCCATGCCACAGGTAAGTTTGAGTGAGATTAAAATAGACCTCTTTGGTGCACAGCAAGGGAGGCAGACTCAAACACATGCCGGAGACGATCCCTTTGGTGATTTTAAAAGTGTTAATTCAACTCTTGACAATTCTGAATCAAAGAGTCAAGAAGTTTTCACATTAACGGATCTCATAGAAGACGTGAAGTGTCACGCACCTGCTGATTCAATGCCACAAGTAAGTTTGAGTGAGAGTAACATGGACCTTTTTGACGCACAGCCACAGAGGCAGACTCAAACACATATTAGAGATGACAATATCTTTGGTGATTTGAAAAGTGCCAATTCAACACTCTATAAATCTGAATCAGAGAATCAAGAAGTTTTTGCATCAACGCATCACACAGAAGAACTGAAATATCATGCTCCTGCTGATTCTATGCCACAAGGAAATTTGAGTGAGAATAGCATGGATCTTTTTGGTTCACAGGCAGGGAAGCAACAGATTCAAACACATGCTAGAGATGATGATCCCTTTGGTGATTTGAAAAGTGCCAATTCAACACTCAATAAATCTGAATTAGAGAATCAAGAAGTTTTTGCATCAACACATCACACAGAAGAACTGAAATATCATGCTCCTGCTGATTCTATGCCACAAGGAAATTTGAGTGAGAATAACATGGATCTTTTTGGTTCACAGGCAGCGAAGCAGCAGATTCAAACACATGCTAGAGATGATGATCCCTTCGGTGATTTTAGAAGTGCAAATTCAATACTTGATGATTCTGGATCAAAGAATGAAGAAGTTTTCACATCAACACATCACATAGGAGATGTGAAGTGGCATCCTCTTGTTGATTCCATGCCACAAGTAAGTTTGAATGAGAGTAGCATAGACCTTTTCAGTTTGCATCGAGGGAGGCAGCAGACTGAAACTCATACTAGAGATGATGATCTCTTTGGCGATTTTGAAAGTGCCAATTCAACACTTGGCAATTTCGAATCAAAGAATCTAGATGTTTCAGCAGCTTCATTCAATGATTATCCCTTTAATTTAATGGAAGAAACAAATTCATTGGACTGGAACATAACCCGCCATTCCACTTTTCATGGCCAAGATTTATTTGCAGACACAGGGAATAGTATGGAACATGTCACACCCATGCAAGGAAGCTGGATTCAAGATGATCCTTGGTCAGCTGTGATAACCGAGGAAAAAATCATAGGAAGTTCTAATGATCTCAAGAAAAGTTCCGATTTGCAGCTAGACTGGCCAGGAAAAAATCTTTTGATAGACACTCTAGATCCATTTGCTGGTTCCATTTGGGAGCAGCGTGATATTTCACATCATGATGAATCAACTACAGAAATGAGTAGAAGTCATACACCAGGTGAAAATGGAGGGGAGGAACCTGATGTTCTTTTTGCAACAGATCTGGCCTCCCAGGCATTAGAGTTAGACAAGGAGACTACAAGTATGAACAGCATCTTAACTGAAACTAATAGATTCAACAGGTGCGTCAATATTCTTTCATTGCTATTGCTTTTCAGCATTCATGACATTTCCTTTGCTTGCAGAGCTCATATCTTGCTTGCATTTTCATAAGATGTATATCATGTATTTAATCATCACTACTGTAGTCAGATTGCTTGTTTTTTCATAAGATGTAGTCATAAATCTAAGATGCTTTGCAAGTTCACTGGATATGTTTTATAGTGGCTGTTAAAAACTTTAATCTTGTTTTATAGTGGCTGGATAGAGTTCCACAACATTCTTTGCCTAACAATGGTGCACCCATAAAACTAGTTTGTAGTTCAATAGTAGAACCTAAATATGAGAGGTATTGTTACAACGCATGACAGGAGACCAACCACACTTTTCTGTATGCTAGAATCTAAGAATGAATAGAGATCTTTTATATGGTCATGCTTTCTCCTTTGACTGCTCAGATTTATCCAGCTAACTAGCTTTAACACAAGCTTGGGGCCATGAGGCATCTGTGAAAAAAGGAGAATTATGCATTAGTGATGAGAGAAATTTTTTAAACTAGTTCGTGGGGACCATTTGAGCATTTATTGGCTCAGCATTCATTGGGCCATGTTTTGGGATTCTTGGAAGT contains these protein-coding regions:
- the LOC131062804 gene encoding uncharacterized protein LOC131062804 codes for the protein MATESAAQLLEKVRSHLLELAGSNPDTPSATPLPTLYEIVANSETGPFRCQKCRASLLRGPNSQICAACGTEREGVASSFQISFASTLAYQLLMNSFQPQDSEVATGKGTQHVEAASLQTQQTETVDGLIACDILNLVLKWPEDEARSKEQASVTQTASANAPHGMEFDLEDFFVQSKSHNVVGPLKEIFTSTHHVEDVQWHAPADSMPQVSLSEIKIDLFGAQQGRQTQTHAGDDPFGDFKSVNSTLDNSESKSQEVFTLTDLIEDVKCHAPADSMPQVSLSESNMDLFDAQPQRQTQTHIRDDNIFGDLKSANSTLYKSESENQEVFASTHHTEELKYHAPADSMPQGNLSENSMDLFGSQAGKQQIQTHARDDDPFGDLKSANSTLNKSELENQEVFASTHHTEELKYHAPADSMPQGNLSENNMDLFGSQAAKQQIQTHARDDDPFGDFRSANSILDDSGSKNEEVFTSTHHIGDVKWHPLVDSMPQVSLNESSIDLFSLHRGRQQTETHTRDDDLFGDFESANSTLGNFESKNLDVSAASFNDYPFNLMEETNSLDWNITRHSTFHGQDLFADTGNSMEHVTPMQGSWIQDDPWSAVITEEKIIGSSNDLKKSSDLQLDWPGKNLLIDTLDPFAGSIWEQRDISHHDESTTEMSRSHTPGENGGEEPDVLFATDLASQALELDKETTSMNSILTETNRFNRVESREVDHQTKPNSASLEMEDMLAAMPKGSSNDDSGHVLESLLSEMHDLSFMLADHLVIPDRNGKHSIY